From one Callithrix jacchus isolate 240 chromosome 2, calJac240_pri, whole genome shotgun sequence genomic stretch:
- the MRNIP gene encoding MRN complex-interacting protein isoform X6 — protein sequence MHLIPALRQAKVKKSVKWTCKACGEKQSFLRSEFPKEPEQLRKLFIGGLSFETTDESLRSHFEQWGTLTDCVVMRDPNTKRSRGFGFITYATVEEVDAAMNARPHKVDGRVVEPKRAVSREESQRLGTHLTVKKILVGGIKEDTEEHHLRDYFKQYGKIEVIEIMTDRGSGKKRDFAFMLFDNHDSVDKIVIQKYHTVNGHNCEVRKGCESKRWLVLHPAKEIEVVLETLVVVVELVSVGMTTLVVEEISVVLVALVAAMVVVDMVAGRMAIIDLVMMEAILEVVEATMILAITTISLQILDPRREETLEAEALAPLVVAANTLPNHETKVAMAVPVAAVAMAVAEDFN from the coding sequence tcagagtTTCCTAAAGAGCCggaacagctgaggaagctcttcattggagggttgagctttgaaacaactGATGAGAGCTTgaggagccattttgagcaatggggaacgctcacagactgtgtggtaatgagagatccaaacaccaagcgctccaggggctttgggttcATCACGTATgcaactgtggaggaggtggatgcagccatgaatgcaaggccacacaaagtggatggaagagttgtggaaccaaagagagctgtctcaagagaagaGTCACAAAGACTGGGTAcccacttaactgtgaaaaaaatactcgttggtggcattaaagaagacactgaagaacatcacctaagagattattttaaacagtatggaaaaattgaagtgattgaaatcatgactgacagaggcagtggcaagaaaagggaCTTTGCCTTTATGCTCTTTGACAACCATGACTCCGTGGATAAGattgtcattcagaaataccatactgtgaatggccacaactgtgaagttaggaaagGCTGTGAAAGCAAAAGATGGCtagtgcttcatccagccaaagagattgaagtggttctggaaactttggtggtggtcgTGGAGTTGGTTTCAgtgggaatgacaactttggtcgTGGAGGAAATTTCGGTGGTCttggtggctttggtggcagccatggtagtggtggatatggtggcagggAGGATGGCTATAATAGATTTGGTAATGATGGaagcaattttggaggtggtagaagctacaatgattttggcaattacaacaatcagtcttcaGATTTTGGACCCACgaagggaggaaactttggaggcagaagctctggcccctTTGGTGGTGGCAGCCAATACTTTGCCGAACCACgaaaccaaggtggctatggcggttccagtagcagcagtagctatggcagtggcagaagattttaattag
- the MRNIP gene encoding MRN complex-interacting protein isoform X8 yields the protein MQSLWREAVLFAEFPKEPEQLRKLFIGGLSFETTDESLRSHFEQWGTLTDCVVMRDPNTKRSRGFGFITYATVEEVDAAMNARPHKVDGRVVEPKRAVSREESQRLGTHLTVKKILVGGIKEDTEEHHLRDYFKQYGKIEVIEIMTDRGSGKKRDFAFMLFDNHDSVDKIVIQKYHTVNGHNCEVRKGCESKRWLVLHPAKEIEVVLETLVVVVELVSVGMTTLVVEEISVVLVALVAAMVVVDMVAGRMAIIDLVMMEAILEVVEATMILAITTISLQILDPRREETLEAEALAPLVVAANTLPNHETKVAMAVPVAAVAMAVAEDFN from the coding sequence agtTTCCTAAAGAGCCggaacagctgaggaagctcttcattggagggttgagctttgaaacaactGATGAGAGCTTgaggagccattttgagcaatggggaacgctcacagactgtgtggtaatgagagatccaaacaccaagcgctccaggggctttgggttcATCACGTATgcaactgtggaggaggtggatgcagccatgaatgcaaggccacacaaagtggatggaagagttgtggaaccaaagagagctgtctcaagagaagaGTCACAAAGACTGGGTAcccacttaactgtgaaaaaaatactcgttggtggcattaaagaagacactgaagaacatcacctaagagattattttaaacagtatggaaaaattgaagtgattgaaatcatgactgacagaggcagtggcaagaaaagggaCTTTGCCTTTATGCTCTTTGACAACCATGACTCCGTGGATAAGattgtcattcagaaataccatactgtgaatggccacaactgtgaagttaggaaagGCTGTGAAAGCAAAAGATGGCtagtgcttcatccagccaaagagattgaagtggttctggaaactttggtggtggtcgTGGAGTTGGTTTCAgtgggaatgacaactttggtcgTGGAGGAAATTTCGGTGGTCttggtggctttggtggcagccatggtagtggtggatatggtggcagggAGGATGGCTATAATAGATTTGGTAATGATGGaagcaattttggaggtggtagaagctacaatgattttggcaattacaacaatcagtcttcaGATTTTGGACCCACgaagggaggaaactttggaggcagaagctctggcccctTTGGTGGTGGCAGCCAATACTTTGCCGAACCACgaaaccaaggtggctatggcggttccagtagcagcagtagctatggcagtggcagaagattttaattag